The Setaria viridis chromosome 2, Setaria_viridis_v4.0, whole genome shotgun sequence DNA window ACCCAAGACCAGAAGACTCCTGCAAGCACACCCATGCCTGCATGCAGCAAGCCTTGCTTGGCAACTATAAATAGAGGGCTCCTCTTCCCTTCCagccatcacaacatcacaacAAGCTCACACTGATACACACAGAGATCGCAGCTGAGAAAGCACGAGCCATTCGACATGGTTTCCAAGAAAACCATGTCCTCGCTCCCTCGCCTTTCTCATGGCAGTGCTGCTCATCGCTTGCAGCTCCATGAGCAGCGCGGCTCGGTACCTGGAGGAGACGAAGCCTGAGTACCCGCCGCACCCTACCGTGCCGGAGATCCCCAGCCAGAGCTGCCGCCGCACCCCACCGTGCCGGAGCTCCCAAAGCCTGAGCTGCCTCCACACCCTACCGTGCCAGAGCACTCAAAGCCTGAACTGCCACCGCACCCCACCGAGCCAGAGCACCCGAAGCAGCCTGAACTGCCACCGCACCCTACCTTGCCGTAGTTGCCCAAGCCTGAACTGCCACCGCACCCCACCGTGCCGGAGCACCCAAAGCCGGAGCTGCCGCACCCGGAGCTGCCGAAGCCTGAAATGCCGCCTCATCCCGAAGTACCGGAGCTGCCAAAGCCAGAAGCGCCTCACGTGCCGGAGGTGCCGAAGCCGGAGGGCCACTAACCGGTGCCAGAGGCCAAGCCATGATCGAGCTACACCCGTGTTGCCCCAGTAATAAAATACGTTCTGTACTTGTGTGTATCTGAGATGTCGCAGTAGGAGCCTGACGTTCAGGGTTGTACGTTGTGCTACTTTGATTTGTCGGTTGATGATGTTACCCGTGTATTGCTTTTGGCGTatgatatatatacatgtattaTTTCATTACATTATTATGGTCTCTTATTATATAATCCTTCCATTTGTAATTTCAAAGCGTACTTCGTTTTGTTAGGGCTGAATTTGGCCCACAATTACACTattgttattttatttatatggTACAAAAGTATACTGCTAAGAAAGTATGTTTACGAATTAAATGACATCAGTTTCTGTCACAAAAATCATGTACTATAATAGAGAAATTATTGATCAAAGGGTTATCCTAATGAAACAAAAATACTCATAATTTCAAACCATGGGAGTAAACAAAGAAATCTCCAAATTAGTTGTGCACAAGGTATGCATATGTTAAATATGTGGCTGAAAATGTATGTGTCACAGCCTTGAATTTAGAACCACTATGATGAAAAAAATACCTTATGTTTTCTACGTAGCTGCTTGTGTTGATAAATTAAAGGGGGTTCATTCTTAGACATGTGATTGTCCTTCCTTTGTTCCATTTCTATAAGCGTTTccaaaattcatgtcattacCGATACAAACAAAGAAATAAAGTTGGTAGTTCAGTTTCGAGTCCAACTATCTACAACCTAATCTGTTTCAAAAGAACAAAAATTCAGGTACACAAGTTTTTCCAAAACAGTAAAGAATTCTGTGGGAAATAAATGCCACTccactttctctttttttatcaaaagataaaaaaagaaatacaaaGCATTTTATTTACAAATACTTTTGTTGAGAAAAGATTTCAGCTTTGATGAAATAACGTCTCCACATATATATTATCACTAAGGCcaaattaaataataaataacagCACATGTTATTACCAATTAATTATAAAATGTTGCCCTGATGAACAAAATGCAAAATCAGTTATCAAACAattgaattttattttcaaGAGCCCAAAATATATTTCTCTGACAATTCAAATCACCACGCCCAACTCGTATCTTtgagcatgcatatgcatgccgCCCAACGCGTATCTtggaacatgcatgcatgcctcaATATTGATTCTCTCAGAAATAATGTTCTAAAGCAACTTAGGGAAGCAAAATAACTAAGCCTTCTTCTCTATGCTACCATATCAGCCGTGCATGTAAACTGACGTAAGTTATTTGGAAAATGGCCAGGCCAAAAATGAGAAGCAAGGCCCCTTTGGACATTTCACACGTCAGTAGTCATTTTCAACTACTTCCGAACCACACATCTCATCAGCGTGGACTTCATAGCTCATGCTCGTACAAATCTCAATCTGTCCTTGACATTTGCACGTCCTTTGCATTATCTGCTGGCCAAACACATACGGGTCAATTAGATAAATCGCACACGTGTTGCCAAAAAACATGTAGTGCTTCAACCAACCAGATCGATCAGATATCAGTGTATTTCCAACCAACTAAACCATACGCAAGCAGGGATCAGGAGGGAGATCACGAGGACACGAATCGAGGCAGAATTTTAACCACCCAAAGATGCAGATGACCTACCAGTTGCTACCAAAATACAAGATGCTCCAGGACGTAAACGCTCACCTGATCGATCGTGGTTACAGGACATGCGTTTTGCACTACAAATACCATGCTCCTCTCCCTCCCAGCCATCACACAACGATCTAGTTCGCTCTACATACTGAGACTCGAGGCACAGAAAAGCTCACAAGTGTTAAGCATCGATCCAGTCATGGCTGCCAGGAGCACCATGGCTTCCCTTGTTCTCCTCATGGCGCTGCTGCTCTCGTGCAGCGGCatgagcggcgcggcgcgggtgctGGAGGAGGTGGCACCCAAGGAGGAGTACCCGCACCCTGCCGTGCCGGAGCTGCCAAAGCCCGAGCTTCCGCCGCACCCCACGGTGCCGGAGCTGCCGAAGCCCGAGCTGCCGGAGCACCCCGCCGTACCCGAGCTGCCGAAGCCTGAGCTGCCACCTCATCCCACCGTGCCTGAGCTGCCGAAGCCTGAGGTGCCTGCGCACCCCGAAGTGCCGGAGTTGCCGAAGCCCGAGCTGCCTCCTCACCCCGCCGTTCCAGAGCTGCCGAAGCCAGAGGTGCCGGAGCACCCCGCCGTGCCGGAGCTGCCGAAGCCGGAGCTGCCTCCTCACCCCACGGTGCCAGAGCTACCAAAGCCGGAGCTGCCCCACCCGGACGTGCCGGAGGTACCAGAGCATGAGCTGCCGCCGAAACCCGAGAGCCACTACCCAGAGCCAGAGACCAAGCCATGATCGGACTGCATCACTGTCGCCCCAGTAATAAAAACGTTATGTGCTTGTGTATGATGGTGTGATATTTTTATGTTTGAATGTGATCTTGTTGGTCACAAGCTAGCTTTAGGATTGTTACTTTTCAATGTTGTATGTTTGGTGATGTACGTATATATTGTCCTTTATtatgtactatatatatacagaGTATGTGTATGAGATGTGTTTCATTTATCTTGGAGTAATATTTAATCACTAATTAAAAAGTATCTGGATGTCCAAACTCTACAAATGATGTGGGCATGCAAATACATACATGACTGACTACAAGATAAGTAGGCTTTCAATGTAGCAGTACTATATGAAGGATTCCCCATAAGCACTCTTTGTGTTGAATTAATCTATGGGTGTTTCTAGTTCTAATTAAGGATCAGTGCCCCTCAAATGCACTTGCTTACTTCATTTCCATGTATGTCTTTAATGCATTGCAAAATTAGTAAACCAATTTCACAATGTGAATCATCTAAAACCTAGTTTATCCAAAACTAAAAATTGCAAGTCTTGTAGGAACTGTTTGTCATAACATATACGTCGATCCCAATAACTAGAAAAAATCAGTTCCCACcggtaaaaagaaaaggaaagtctgTTTTCACTTAACATTTTCACATATACTAGTATTCTATGAAAGAAAAGGTTCTAGATGCATTTCATTACCAATTGCACATAATATCGCCTCTCTATGGATGAAGGAAATGCAAAATCATTTCCAAATGATTGCATTATATTTTACAAAAGTGAGCAAAATATTCTCCCTTAGAACTAGAAACAAGAGGAAACATCGATTTATATTCTATTAAGGTAAAATTGCAGGAAACCCCCAATAACCCACTTCAAATTTCACATTGCCCCTCATAAGTCATTTTTATTGCAAATACCCACCATGGTACTCAATTTTGTTGCAAAAAAACCACCCCAATATGCACACATTTACCAATTCTTTTTGTGAAGtctccaaattttttttcaagattaTACTACTAGAAGTATTTAATTTCAATAAAGATCACATTGGTGGCTCACTATTTTTGAAATCATGTCGAATCGGTTAAATTTGCACACACTGGGTGGATATTTGCAATAGAATTAAGTAGGTGGGTGGATATTTGTAACAGAATAACTTATGGGGGGCAATGCCAAACTTGAAGTGGTTTTTATAGGGGTGTCTATGCAATTTTACCAAACAACCACGTGCACCACAGACACATACATGCTAATATAATGAATGCCCTAGTACTAGTGTAGTACACTCGCTAATTTGTGGATGTAGGAATATATATCCAACATATACCTCACTAAATTTAATCCCAAATCTGGAGGAAACGTCGAATCTATTTGATGTTGGAGAGCTTGCAGGAGGGGTGCTCATTTGCATGTGAAGTGTGAACTATGATGAACTGTAGAACACATTTCAGGGGAGGTGTTATGAGTTTGCTCCCAGGACGTGTAACTTTCGAAGAAATCTTGTAAAATAATTGAATTAAACCAAAGACTAACATACATAATTCAGGAGTGCATGTAAGCTGATGCAACTtgtttaaaatttaaaattatcaATGTAGGAAAAAAGGCCCTTCAATATTTATTGTAGGGGCCATTTTCAACTCGCTTTACAACTGCTATGAAAATCAATTCATTGTTACTGAAATATGCTTGATATCTAGTAAAAAGTATTTAGTCCTTGCTTGTGAGATTGAGAGTTGGGAGgggacatgcaaggctttttccTCCGATTTTTTTTCTGATAATGGAAACTTTATTAGTTTCAAGATCATTACATCGACATAATAAAAAACCTTAAAACACTTTTTCCCCGGGCATACGATACTTCTGAACGAGTGTGTGTATAGTTCAATTGGGTTGTATTGGATCTAGATCCACCCAGCATACGATACTTCTGAACGAGTGTGTGTATAGTTCAATTGGATTGTATTGGATCTAGATCCACCCCTTGTCAATTGAGTGATTGTATTCCATCTCGCCACTGTGCTGCTTCGCTACTAGAAAAATAACCTCTCGTCCCGAGACTTAGTACCGGTCCCTTTTTGGCCCGGTACCATTAGTACAGATTTGGGATTCCTCGGAGAACCTTTACTACcagtttagtaccgggtggagcccccaccacctttagtaccgggtggagctcccacccggtactaaaggttcccTTCGCGACTCACCTCCCTCCACCTTTTAAATTTACTGCACCGACCTCCGCTACCTTATCCTTTCCCTCCCTCCACTCTCCTGTGGCTACCTTATCGTTCCTTCTCCTCGCGCTAGTCCTTCTCCTCGcctccctcagctccctccaccggccccctccctccctctccctggcctcccctctcctctctcctccgctcactcctcacctcgtgcctgatgcgaggagcggcggcggccatcgggtggaggtggcggccatcttgtggcggcggcggcaggagggcgCGGTGGGCGACGACAGGAGAGCGCCGCGGTGGCGGGGCTGGTCGATGcggcaggtggcggcgggaggtggaggaggggtgggAGAGGCTGGTGGATGCGGTGGGAGGCGGAGGATGGCCGGAGGAggtaggggcggcggcgagaggtggaggaggggtggaggaggccagcggaggcggagcgagcgggccggcggcgacgggcgaagGGAGGCCGGGGCCGATGGCGGCGGGAGGCCGGGGCCGGTAGggggatttgtttttttttaattttttaatacctttagtaccagttattacaaccggtactaaaggatcccctctagtaccgaattgctagtaccggttgcacaaccggtactagaggggggttacGGACCGATATTAGAGGCGATTTATCTGATAGTGTTTGATCTAATGACGGTTGGTAAGGTGTTTCTCGTCCAGTTCGCAACACGTGATCATGTTGGTTTCTCAGTCCCAGCCTGTCCTCGACATGAATGACGTTCCTATACTTTGCGTTATCCGGTGGCCAAACACTTGCACAACGATGAGACGATGGGATACGTCGCACACGTGTATAGCCACAACGCAAGGTGCCAAGAAGGTGATTCAACCAACGACCAGCTGATCTCTCTCAATGCAAGTCGCAGCATTCCGAACAAATCAAAGGATGCATGGATCAGGAGAACCAGATCACACGGATCCTAATTTATATTAAAAACCATGGGGATGCAGATAACCAACCAGTAGTTACCAAACGATCGGTCGATTTTCATAATTTGGCACTACAAATACCATGCTTCTCTCGACCCTTTTCCAGTCACCACGCATAACGATCTTGTTCTCGATCGCTTCATTAGTGCAAAGAACCTAGCTATGGCTTCCAGGAGCACCATGCCAGCCTCCCTTCTCCTCATGGCGCTGCTGCTCTCGTGCAGCAGCGGCATGAGCACCGCGGCACGGTTGCTGCCttgctggaggcggcggcacccAAGGAGGAGCACCCACACACAGCCGTGCCGGAGCTGCCAAGCCCGAGCTTCCGCCGCACCCCACGGTGCCTCAGCTGCCTAAGCCGGAGCTACCGCCGCACCCAGTCGAGCCGGAGCTGCCGAAGCCCGAGGTGCCGGCGCACCCCGCCGTACCAGAGCTGCCGAAGCCTGAGCTGCCACCGCAGATCACCCTACTGTCCCCGAGCTGCCGGAGCTGCCAAAGCCTCTGAGGTGCCGGAGCACCCTGCCGTGCCTGATGAGCTGCCGAAGCCCGAGGTGCCGGAACACCCCGCCATGCCGGAGCTACCGGAGCCTGAGGTGCCGGAGCACCCCGCCAAGCCTGAGGTGCCTGAGCATCCCGCCGTGCCGGAGGTGCCAAAGCATGAGCTGCCACCTCTGCCGGAACCTGAGCTGCCACCGATCGAAGGCCGAGGGGCACTACCCGGTGCCAGACACCAAGCCATGATCGACCTGCATCTGCATTGCCCCAGTATCAATAaacacctttttctttttctacatCTGTGTACCGTGTACGTACATACGGTGTAAAATTCGACGTATGCCTGCGAGGCTGCGACCTCTTTGGCCATGGGCTAGCTAGGAGAGCATGATCGATGTTTCCAGTAGTGTACTCTGTATGTATATGCTTGTACTTTGATGATGTAGTGTACATTGCCTTGTATGCATGCGAGTCTATGCACGGTATGTATCACacgttatttatttatttatttatttatcttcaTGTTATATATGCATGATCATTTCTGTATATGATTCAATAGAGTCCTCCAAATACTTCTTTTTACATGTATATTATTAAGATGTGGCTTAAAATTGCTtctatttttagttttttttgcgCGTGAGAATGTTGCAAATCAGTACAGTCCTTTACCTCTAGCAATAAGATATGAATGACTATACGGATGTTTGTGGAAATAAACAAGGAAAACAATTGTGCCAAAGCTGCTCAACTTTTGGCAAAAGGACCTCCTCCTAGATACTACTCTGCTCCCTCCGTCCGAATTTATTattcattttggattttctagatacataaattttactataTATCTGGACAAAATATTTATCTAGTGCATATCAAAGGCTATGTAcccagaaaagccaaaatgaatagtaatttaggacggagcaAATAGCTACCAACAGCTCaagttttgtttttcaaaaCACAGTGCACCGTGTCTCACGGTCGATGAACATATCATCTACCACTAAAAATTAGTAAGCTGAACATACGAGCACATGTCCTAAGTTATGGTCTTGAAGTCGGTAGGAACgaaggttccaccacaaggCTAAGGCCACTAGTTAACaattaatttattttgttatctctacttaaaaaaaaatccaaagagGCAAAAAAACTTCGTACGTCGCAGATCTTTTGGTCCTTCCCCACACCtgtctccatttttttttcttcccttatTTCCCCTCTGTCGTCCGATCTCTTTCCGCTGCTCTTCGCCATCCATCCCTGCACCCGCCGCGGCCCCCTCCAATATTTCCCTCCCCCacgttctctctctctctctctctctctctctctctctctctctctctctctctctctctctctctctctctcgcctccgccgccgccggtcctctCCTCGCTCGCCCTGCACCACCGCCGctcaccctcctcctcttctcgctcaccctgcgctgccgctgctcgccctcctcctctcctcgctcGCCAAGGGGCGCCTCGGGGACCGCGGCT harbors:
- the LOC117842675 gene encoding uncharacterized protein, translated to MLLSLPAITQRSSSLYILRLEAQKSSQVLSIDPVMAARSTMASLVLLMALLLSCSGMSGAARVLEEVAPKEEYPHPAVPELPKPELPPHPTVPELPKPELPEHPAVPELPKPELPPHPTVPELPKPEVPAHPEVPELPKPELPPHPAVPELPKPEVPEHPAVPELPKPELPPHPTVPELPKPELPHPDVPEVPEHELPPKPESHYPEPETKP